One window of Triticum dicoccoides isolate Atlit2015 ecotype Zavitan chromosome 5A, WEW_v2.0, whole genome shotgun sequence genomic DNA carries:
- the LOC119301528 gene encoding cytochrome c1-like isoform X1 yields MGACATKPADLKVEGEAPEVLEDAAEKNVAGVAVAETEPAADGIRRRSLSDLLKENDESDVEAPEAEKKAEEPAAATADENGATEEQLAVEPSTATTEPNHTAEILELEDAHDAQVVEEEKRVDPDSVQNDETDDEAPEAEPEKKAEEPAAATADENEVTEEQLAVEPSVTTTEPNHTAEILEPEAAEDPQTHAQVVEEEKRVDPDSVQVTVVDSTESVEESKVVADAST; encoded by the exons ATGGGGGCGTGTGCGACGAAGCCTGCTGACCTCAAGGTAGAAGGTGAGGCGCCGGAGGTTCTGGAGGACGCCGCGGAGAAGAACGTCGCCGGTGTGGCTGTGGCTGAAACTGAACCGGCCGCCGACGGGATTCGCCGGAGGTCTCTCAGCGACCTGCTCAAAGAG AACGACGAGAGTGACGTCGAGGCTccggaggcagagaagaaggctgAAGAACCTGCAGCAGCTACCGCTGATGAAAATGGAGCGACAGAGGAGCAGCTAGCAGTTGAGCCCTCCACTGCGACGACCGAGCCAAATCACACGGCCGAAATCCTGGAGCTAGAGGATGCACATGACGCGCAGGTGGTGGAAGAAGAGAAACGTGTGGATCCTGATTCAGTTCAG AACGACGAGACTGACGACGAAGCTCCTGAGGCTGAGCCAGAGAAGAAGGCTGAAGAACCAGCAGCAGCTACCGCTGATGAAAATGAAGTGACAGAGGAGCAGCTAGCAGTTGAGCCCTCCGTTACGACGACCGAGCCAAATCACACGGCCGAAATCCTGGAGCCTGAGGCTGCAGAGGATCCCCAGACACATGCACAGGTGGTGGAAGAAGAGAAACGTGTGGATCCTGATTCAGTTCAGGTTACTGTTGTTGATTCTACTGAAAGTGTTGAAGAGAGCAAGGTCGTGGCCGATGCGTCTACCTGa
- the LOC119301528 gene encoding cytochrome c1-like isoform X2 gives MGACATKPADLKVEGEAPEVLEDAAEKNVAGVAVAETEPAADGIRRRSLSDLLKENDESDVEAPEAEKKAEEPAAATADENGATEEQLAVEPSTATTEPNHTAEILELEDAHDAQNDETDDEAPEAEPEKKAEEPAAATADENEVTEEQLAVEPSVTTTEPNHTAEILEPEAAEDPQTHAQVVEEEKRVDPDSVQVTVVDSTESVEESKVVADAST, from the exons ATGGGGGCGTGTGCGACGAAGCCTGCTGACCTCAAGGTAGAAGGTGAGGCGCCGGAGGTTCTGGAGGACGCCGCGGAGAAGAACGTCGCCGGTGTGGCTGTGGCTGAAACTGAACCGGCCGCCGACGGGATTCGCCGGAGGTCTCTCAGCGACCTGCTCAAAGAG AACGACGAGAGTGACGTCGAGGCTccggaggcagagaagaaggctgAAGAACCTGCAGCAGCTACCGCTGATGAAAATGGAGCGACAGAGGAGCAGCTAGCAGTTGAGCCCTCCACTGCGACGACCGAGCCAAATCACACGGCCGAAATCCTGGAGCTAGAGGATGCACATGACGCGCAG AACGACGAGACTGACGACGAAGCTCCTGAGGCTGAGCCAGAGAAGAAGGCTGAAGAACCAGCAGCAGCTACCGCTGATGAAAATGAAGTGACAGAGGAGCAGCTAGCAGTTGAGCCCTCCGTTACGACGACCGAGCCAAATCACACGGCCGAAATCCTGGAGCCTGAGGCTGCAGAGGATCCCCAGACACATGCACAGGTGGTGGAAGAAGAGAAACGTGTGGATCCTGATTCAGTTCAGGTTACTGTTGTTGATTCTACTGAAAGTGTTGAAGAGAGCAAGGTCGTGGCCGATGCGTCTACCTGa
- the LOC119301527 gene encoding ASC1-like protein 1 — protein sequence MASLVEVFLGSYSSSAPVDWDAEAYPAYSDFAVLPLLVAFFPTLRFLLDQFAFEVLARRLIFGKGHDKLGETDETRKKINKFKESAWKFVYFLSAEFFSLSVTYNEPWFTNTRYFWVGPGEQLWPDQKMKLKLKAVYMYAAGFYIYSVFALLFWETRRKDFGISISHHVATVVLIVMSYICRITRAGSVILAIHDASDIFLEIGKMAKYSSCEWLAIVAFLLFVASWILLRLIVFPFLVLRSTSYEVPMILDKDNKIMSLHYYVCNSLCFTLLVFHIYWWVLIYRMLIKQIQCRGHVGDDVRSDSEGENNHED from the exons ATGGCGTCCCTCGTGGAGGTCTTCCTGGGCTCCTATTCTTCCTCGGCACCGGTGGACTGGGATGCGGAGGCCTACCCGGCGTACAGTGACTTCGCCGTGCTCCCCCTGCTCGTCGCCTTCTTCCCCACCTTGCGCTTCCTCCTCGATCAATTCGCCTTTGAG GTGTTAGCAAGACGACTTATATTTGGAAAGGGACATGATAAGCTTGGTGAAACAGATGAAACGAGAAAGAAAATCAATAAATTCAAGGAGTCAGCGTGGAAATTTGTCTATTTTCTTTCTGCGGAATTCTTTTCATTGTCCGTAACATACAACGAGCCATGGTTTACAAATACAAGATACTTTTGGGTAGGGCCTGGTGAGCAGCTCTGGCCTGATCAAAAGATGAA GCTGAAGCTTAAGGCTGTATACATGTATGCCGCCGGATTTTACATATATTCTGTCTTCGCTCTTCTGTTCTGGGAAACAAGACGCAAGGACTTCGGCATCTCGATCTCTCACCATGTGGCAACTGTTGTTCTGATTGTTATGTCCTATATTTGTAG AATAACTCGTGCTGGCTCGGTCATTTTAGCCATCCATGATGCAAGTGATATATTTCTAGAGATTGGAAAGATGGCCAAGTACAGTAGCTGTGAGTGGCTAGCTATTGTAGCATTTCTACTATTTGTGGCTTCGTGGATCCTTCTTCGGCTAATtgtttttcctttcttggtcctAAGAAGCACAAG TTATGAAGTACCTATGATCCTGGACAAGGACAACAAAATAATGTCCTTGCACTACTATGTTTGCAACAGTCTCTGTTTCACACTTCTAGTATTTCACATATATTGGTGGGTACTGATTTACCGGATGCTAATTAAACAAATCCAATGCAGAGGACATGTTGGTGACGATGTCCGATCCG ATTCCGAAGGCGAAAACAATCATGAAGATTAA